In a single window of the Magnolia sinica isolate HGM2019 chromosome 7, MsV1, whole genome shotgun sequence genome:
- the LOC131252018 gene encoding uncharacterized protein LOC131252018 isoform X2, with the protein MILEIVANFTKRQIASVATDCNLDLNKVRGVVNNANRILQDKFDLDLSVPHISYTVDDMIKERFKDYRGKLFQALAARLPTDAPPPLLSSLLFFVFLFMMLNLYVFLRE; encoded by the exons ATGATTTtag aaatcgtcgccaacttcacaaaaagacaaatagcatcagtggccacagattgcaacctggatttaaacaaggttcgaggtgtcgtcaacaatgctaacagaatcctccaa gataaatttgacttagaTTTGAGTGTTCCACACATCTCCTATACTGTCGACGACATGatcaaggagcggttcaaggattaccGCGGTAAGTTGTTTCAGgctctcgctgcacgcttacccaccgatgccccaccacctctgctttcatctttattattttttgtatttttgtttatgatgttaaacttatatgtatttctgcgtgaatga
- the LOC131252018 gene encoding uncharacterized protein LOC131252018 isoform X1, giving the protein MCCRMLFELLVLTGAQVGMDWTSILRKCHDFRAAFDRFDAEIVANFTKRQIASVATDCNLDLNKVRGVVNNANRILQDKFDLDLSVPHISYTVDDMIKERFKDYRGKLFQALAARLPTDAPPPLLSSLLFFVFLFMMLNLYVFLRE; this is encoded by the exons atgtgttgcaggatgttgtttgaattgcttgtcctaacaggtgcacaagttgggatggattggacttctatcttaAGAAAATGCCATGATTTtag ggctgctttcgacaggtttgatgcagaaatcgtcgccaacttcacaaaaagacaaatagcatcagtggccacagattgcaacctggatttaaacaaggttcgaggtgtcgtcaacaatgctaacagaatcctccaa gataaatttgacttagaTTTGAGTGTTCCACACATCTCCTATACTGTCGACGACATGatcaaggagcggttcaaggattaccGCGGTAAGTTGTTTCAGgctctcgctgcacgcttacccaccgatgccccaccacctctgctttcatctttattattttttgtatttttgtttatgatgttaaacttatatgtatttctgcgtgaatga